Proteins co-encoded in one Arachis stenosperma cultivar V10309 chromosome 7, arast.V10309.gnm1.PFL2, whole genome shotgun sequence genomic window:
- the LOC130941945 gene encoding heavy metal-associated isoprenylated plant protein 3-like codes for MGEEKKKGEGGENNVVLKVDCSCDGCATKIRRCLRSYPGVENVKAESDTGKITVTGKVSDPAKMKEKLEEKLSKKVLLISPQIKKDKNNKNGDHNNKENKSDGDNKEKKSKEKEKEKETPVMTTAVLKVALHCQGCVDKIRKTVSKTKGVNEMEINKEKDTVTVQGTMDVKALAANLTEKLKRKVEVVPPKKPDNKENNGGGDGKKNKGGGGGGNNNNEEMVMMEQNRMEYMAAPHVLFPSAYGYGYAPVMHPHHPGGYSYMPGYTYPEQFHLHAPPPPPQIFSDENPHACSLM; via the exons ATGGGCGAGGAG AAGAAGAAAGGCGAGGGAGGAGAAAACAATGTGGTGTTGAAGGTGGATTGCAGCTGCGATGGCTGCGCTACCAAGATCAGACGCTGCCTCCGCTCTTACCCTGGCGTCGAGAACGTCAAGGCGGAGAGCGACACTGGCAAGATAACTGTCACCGGAAAAGTTTCAGATCCCGCCAAAATGAAGGAGAAGCTTGAGGAGAAGCTCAGCAAGAAGGTGCTTCTTATCTCTCCTCAGATCAAGAAggacaaaaataacaaaaatggcGACCATAATAATAAGGAGAACAAAAGCGACGGCGATAATAAGGAGAAGAAATccaaagagaaagagaaagagaaagag ACTCCGGTAATGACGACGGCGGTTCTGAAGGTGGCACTTCACTGCCAGGGATGCGTCGACAAAATCCGGAAAACTGTCTCCAAAACCAAAg GAGTGAATGAAATGGAgataaacaaagagaaagataCGGTGACAGTGCAGGGGACCATGGACGTGAAGGCTCTGGCTGCGAATCTAACGGAGAAGCTCAAGAGGAAGGTGGAGGTGGTCCCACCTAAGAAACCAGACAACAAGGAGAACAATGGTGGTGGTGATGGCAAGAAGAACAAGGGAGGCGGTGGTGgtggtaataataataatgaagaaATGGTGATGATGGAGCAGAATAGAATGGAGTATATGGCAGCTCCACATGTTCTATTTCCATCTGCATATGGATATGGATATGCTCCTGTTATGCATCCACATCATCCTGGCGGTTACAGCTATATGCCTGGGTATACGTACCCGGAGCAGTTTCACTTGCAtgcaccaccaccaccacctcagATCTTCAGTGATGAGAACCCACATGCTTGCTCTCTCATGTGa
- the LOC130941779 gene encoding uncharacterized protein LOC130941779, protein MTVLKRYVLRIFISLKHITANVVDRNHGHIVATSSTAEHSIKQSLECGRSCNAKAAAVVGEVLAMRLKVEGLKDGQGRGIHVNVTKEIEKKGFKSQTKVWAIVNALKNNGVKLIDEDDGNDSSPSHS, encoded by the coding sequence ATGACTGTTTTGAAGCGGTATGTGCTGAGAATATTCATATCCTTGAAACACATTACGGCAAACGTGGTGGATAGAAACCATGGTCATATTGTAGCAACCTCCTCCACGGCGGAGCACTCCATTAAACAGTCGCTTGAGTGTGGCCGGTCCTGCAATGCGAAAGCAGCTGCTGTCGTTGGGGAGGTATTGGCCATGCGGCTCAAAGTTGAGGGACTTAAGGATGGACAAGGAAGAGGAATTCATGTCAATGTAACTAAGGAAATAGAGAAGAAGGGATTTAAGAGCCAAACCAAGGTTTGGGCTATTGTTAATGCCCTTAAAAACAATGGTGTTAAACTCATAGATGAAGATGATGGTAACGATTCTTCTCCTAGCCATTCATAA